A window from Streptomyces sp. NBC_00299 encodes these proteins:
- a CDS encoding bifunctional MaoC family dehydratase N-terminal/OB-fold nucleic acid binding domain-containing protein — protein MSYESVVSHEVKAGDEFETRLKAYEGRRAAVARAGRDPVNAPMIRHWCEAMGDTNPAYSGQDAMAPPTMLQAWTMSGLVGHTGRTHAYDDLLGLLDAAGFTSVVATDCEQEYLRPLRPGDEITFDSVIESISEKKTTKLGTGYFVTTRMDIRVGPDLAGTHRFRILKYAPIRRTGQQPSPPDRRQSPARPRPVVNRDNAGFWEGVQQHRLLVQRCTGCGTLRHPWLPGCNACGGLDWDTVEASGEGTVYSYVVMHHPPFPAFDPPYAVGLIELAEGVRMIGTVLGVPYDKVRIGLPVRLEFQEYEEELVLPVWRVHEAEEMQEADT, from the coding sequence GTGAGCTACGAGTCGGTGGTGAGCCATGAGGTGAAAGCGGGCGACGAGTTCGAGACGCGGCTCAAGGCATACGAGGGCCGGCGGGCCGCCGTGGCCCGTGCGGGCCGGGATCCCGTCAACGCGCCCATGATCCGGCACTGGTGCGAGGCGATGGGCGACACCAACCCGGCGTACTCGGGACAGGACGCCATGGCACCGCCCACCATGCTCCAGGCGTGGACCATGAGCGGCCTCGTGGGCCATACGGGACGCACGCACGCGTACGACGACCTGCTGGGCCTGCTCGACGCAGCGGGCTTCACCTCGGTGGTCGCCACGGACTGTGAGCAGGAGTATCTACGGCCCCTGCGGCCGGGAGACGAGATCACCTTCGACTCGGTGATCGAGTCCATCTCGGAGAAGAAGACGACGAAGCTCGGCACGGGGTACTTCGTCACCACCCGCATGGACATCCGCGTCGGCCCCGACCTCGCCGGCACCCATCGCTTCCGCATCCTCAAGTACGCGCCCATACGCCGGACAGGGCAGCAGCCGTCACCGCCGGACCGGCGACAGTCGCCCGCGCGCCCTCGCCCTGTCGTCAACCGCGACAACGCCGGCTTCTGGGAGGGCGTGCAGCAGCACAGACTGCTCGTCCAGCGGTGCACCGGCTGCGGCACCCTGCGCCATCCCTGGCTGCCCGGCTGCAACGCCTGCGGCGGGCTGGACTGGGACACGGTCGAGGCGAGTGGCGAGGGGACGGTCTATTCGTACGTCGTGATGCACCATCCGCCGTTCCCCGCCTTCGACCCTCCGTACGCGGTCGGCCTGATCGAACTGGCCGAAGGGGTGCGGATGATCGGCACCGTGCTGGGGGTGCCGTACGACAAGGTGCGGATCGGGCTGCCCGTGCGGCTGGAATTCCAGGAGTACGAGGAGGAGTTGGTGCTGCCGGTCTGGCGCGTTCATGAGGCCGAGGAGATGCAGGAGGCGGACACATGA
- a CDS encoding MaoC family dehydratase, with the protein MRAGDELPPLEVPITRTLIVAGAIASRDYQDVHHDAELARQKGSPDIFMNILTTNGLVGRYITDHFGPTAVLRKVAIRLGAPNYPGDTMVLTGRVEEVDGGTATVRVTGANGIGKHVTGTVTVTVPEVPA; encoded by the coding sequence ATGAGGGCCGGTGACGAACTGCCTCCGCTGGAGGTCCCGATCACTCGCACGCTGATCGTCGCCGGCGCCATCGCCTCACGCGACTACCAGGACGTGCACCACGACGCGGAGCTGGCCCGCCAGAAGGGCTCCCCCGACATCTTCATGAACATCCTGACGACGAACGGCCTGGTCGGCCGCTACATCACCGACCACTTCGGACCGACAGCCGTCCTGCGCAAGGTGGCCATACGGCTCGGGGCGCCCAACTACCCCGGGGACACGATGGTGTTGACGGGCAGGGTCGAGGAAGTCGACGGCGGCACGGCCACGGTTCGGGTGACCGGCGCGAACGGCATCGGCAAGCACGTGACCGGGACAGTGACGGTGACCGTGCCGGAGGTACCGGCATGA
- a CDS encoding lipid-transfer protein yields the protein MSVRTRDALAGRAAIVGVGATEFSKDSGRSELRLAVEAVRAALDDAGLTPGDVDGMVTFTMDTSPEITVAQACGMGDLSFFSRVHYGGGAACATVQQAALAVATGIAEVVVCYRAFNERSGRRFGSGVRHREPSAEGVALGWSLPFGLLTPASWVAMAAQRYLHTYGLTPEAFGHVAVMDRKYAATNPAAYFHGRPITLADHAASRWIVEPLRLLDCCQETDGGQAIVVTSVDRARDLPHPPAVIAAAAQGAGRGQEQMTSFYRDDLTGLPEMAVVARQLWRTAGLGPGEIDVGIVYDHFTPFVLMQLEEFGFCGKGEGADFVAEERLPLNTHGGQLGEAYLHGMNGIAEGVRQVRGRSVNQIPGVERVLVTAGTGVPTSGLVLAADR from the coding sequence ATGAGCGTGCGGACGCGGGACGCCCTCGCCGGGCGGGCGGCGATCGTCGGTGTCGGGGCCACCGAGTTCTCCAAGGACTCGGGGCGCAGCGAGCTGCGGCTGGCGGTGGAAGCGGTGCGGGCCGCGTTGGACGACGCGGGGCTGACGCCGGGGGACGTGGACGGGATGGTGACGTTCACGATGGACACCAGCCCGGAGATCACCGTGGCCCAGGCGTGCGGGATGGGTGACCTGTCCTTCTTCTCCCGCGTCCACTACGGCGGCGGCGCGGCCTGCGCGACCGTCCAGCAGGCCGCGCTCGCCGTGGCCACGGGGATTGCGGAGGTGGTGGTCTGCTACCGGGCCTTCAACGAGCGGTCGGGGCGGCGCTTCGGCTCGGGAGTGCGGCACCGGGAGCCGTCGGCGGAGGGCGTGGCGCTCGGCTGGTCGTTGCCGTTCGGGCTGCTCACCCCGGCCTCCTGGGTGGCGATGGCGGCGCAGCGGTATCTGCACACGTACGGGCTGACGCCGGAGGCCTTCGGACATGTGGCGGTCATGGACCGCAAGTACGCCGCGACCAACCCGGCCGCGTACTTCCACGGCAGACCCATCACCCTCGCCGACCACGCGGCCTCGCGCTGGATCGTCGAGCCGCTGCGGCTGCTGGACTGCTGCCAGGAGACGGACGGCGGCCAGGCGATCGTCGTCACGTCCGTCGACCGTGCCCGTGACCTGCCCCACCCGCCGGCCGTCATCGCGGCGGCGGCCCAGGGCGCCGGCCGCGGGCAGGAGCAGATGACGAGCTTCTACCGGGACGACCTCACCGGCCTGCCGGAGATGGCCGTGGTGGCGCGGCAGCTGTGGCGGACGGCGGGGCTGGGGCCGGGGGAGATCGACGTGGGCATTGTGTACGACCACTTCACACCTTTTGTGCTGATGCAGCTGGAGGAGTTCGGGTTCTGCGGAAAGGGGGAGGGCGCGGACTTCGTGGCCGAGGAGCGGCTGCCGCTCAACACACACGGGGGGCAGCTCGGGGAGGCGTATCTGCACGGGATGAACGGAATCGCGGAGGGGGTGAGGCAGGTGCGGGGGAGGTCGGTGAACCAGATACCCGGGGTGGAGAGAGTGCTGGTGACAGCGGGGACAGGGGTGCCGACATCCGGGCTGGTCCTGGCTGCCGACAGGTGA
- a CDS encoding SigE family RNA polymerase sigma factor — translation MTTPVCTSASDAATRSFPNATYPSFTSYVRARQPVLLRTARSLTANPCDAEDLLQTALTKTYVAWERIEDHRALDGYVRRALLNTRTSQWRKRKVDEFACDELPEPEPTLGHDADPAEQQALHDAMWRAIMRLPARQRAMVVLRYYEDLSEVQTAEVLGVSVGTVKSAVSRALGKLREDPELVLAR, via the coding sequence ATGACCACACCCGTCTGCACCAGCGCTTCCGACGCCGCGACGCGGTCCTTTCCGAACGCGACGTATCCCTCCTTCACGTCGTACGTGCGGGCCCGCCAGCCGGTGCTGCTGCGTACCGCCCGGTCGCTGACCGCGAACCCGTGCGACGCGGAGGACCTGCTGCAGACCGCGCTCACCAAGACATACGTGGCCTGGGAGCGCATCGAGGACCATCGCGCGCTCGACGGCTATGTGCGCAGGGCACTGCTGAACACGCGGACGTCGCAGTGGCGCAAGCGCAAGGTCGACGAGTTCGCCTGCGACGAGCTGCCCGAGCCGGAGCCCACCCTCGGCCACGACGCCGACCCGGCCGAGCAGCAGGCGCTGCACGACGCCATGTGGCGCGCGATCATGCGGCTGCCGGCGCGGCAGCGGGCGATGGTCGTCCTGCGGTACTACGAGGACCTCAGCGAGGTTCAGACGGCCGAGGTGCTGGGCGTCTCCGTGGGCACGGTGAAATCGGCGGTGTCGAGAGCCCTCGGCAAGCTCCGCGAGGACCCTGAGCTGGTGCTGGCCCGGTAG
- a CDS encoding long-chain fatty acid--CoA ligase, which translates to MQDVPLLISRILAHGSTIHGTSQVTTWTGEAEPHRRSFAEVGARAAQLAHALREDLGVAGDERVATLMWNNAEHVEAYFAIPSMGAILHTLNLRLPAEQLAWIVNHAADRVVIANGSLLPLLAPLLPHLKPIEHVVVTGPGDRSLLAGASVQVHEYEDLIAGKPTTYDWPELDERQAAAMCYTSGTTGDPKGVVYSHRSIYLHSMQVNMTQSMGLTDQDTSLVVVPQFHVNAWGLPHATFMTGVNMLMPDRFLQPAPLAQMIEGEKPTHAAAVPTIWQGLLAELTANPRDVSTLGQVTIGGSACPPSLMEAFDNLGMRVCHAWGMTETSPLGTVARPPAHAVGTEEEFAYRLTQGRFPTSVEARLTGPGGERIPWDGESAGELEVRGPWIAGAYYNGPDAEPLRPADKFSEDGWLKTGDVGTISPDGFLTLTDRAKDVIKSGGEWISSVDLENALMSHPDVAEAAVVAVPDEKWGERPLATVVLKEGANADFETLRAFLADEGKIAKWQLPERWTVIAAVPKTSVGKFDKKVLRRQYAEGGLDVTQL; encoded by the coding sequence ATGCAGGACGTACCGCTGCTGATCTCGAGGATCCTGGCCCACGGGTCGACGATCCACGGAACATCACAGGTCACCACCTGGACCGGTGAGGCCGAGCCGCACCGCCGTTCCTTCGCCGAGGTCGGTGCCCGCGCGGCCCAGCTGGCGCACGCCCTGCGCGAGGACCTGGGCGTGGCCGGCGACGAACGCGTCGCGACCCTGATGTGGAACAACGCCGAGCACGTCGAGGCCTACTTCGCGATCCCCTCCATGGGCGCGATCCTGCACACCCTCAACCTCCGGCTCCCGGCCGAGCAGCTGGCCTGGATCGTCAACCACGCGGCCGACCGCGTCGTCATCGCCAACGGTTCGCTCCTCCCCTTGCTCGCCCCGCTGCTCCCGCACCTCAAGCCGATCGAGCACGTGGTGGTGACGGGTCCGGGCGACCGTTCCCTCCTCGCGGGCGCCTCCGTCCAGGTCCACGAGTACGAGGACCTGATCGCCGGCAAGCCGACCACGTACGACTGGCCCGAGCTGGACGAGCGGCAGGCCGCCGCCATGTGCTACACCTCCGGCACCACGGGCGACCCGAAGGGCGTCGTCTACTCGCACCGTTCGATCTACCTGCACTCCATGCAGGTCAACATGACCCAGTCGATGGGCCTGACGGACCAGGACACCTCGCTCGTGGTGGTGCCCCAGTTCCACGTCAACGCCTGGGGACTGCCGCACGCCACCTTCATGACCGGCGTCAACATGCTGATGCCGGACCGCTTCCTCCAGCCCGCGCCGCTCGCGCAGATGATCGAGGGCGAGAAGCCGACCCACGCGGCCGCCGTGCCCACCATCTGGCAGGGCCTGCTCGCCGAGCTCACCGCGAACCCCCGAGACGTCTCCACCCTCGGCCAGGTCACCATCGGCGGCTCGGCCTGCCCGCCCTCGCTCATGGAGGCGTTCGACAACCTGGGCATGCGGGTCTGCCACGCTTGGGGCATGACGGAGACCTCCCCGCTCGGCACGGTCGCCCGGCCGCCGGCCCACGCGGTCGGCACGGAGGAGGAGTTCGCCTACCGGCTCACTCAGGGCCGCTTCCCGACGAGTGTCGAGGCCCGGCTCACCGGCCCCGGCGGCGAGCGCATCCCGTGGGACGGCGAGTCGGCGGGCGAGCTGGAGGTGCGCGGCCCCTGGATCGCGGGGGCGTACTACAACGGCCCCGACGCCGAACCGCTGCGCCCCGCCGACAAGTTCAGCGAGGACGGCTGGCTGAAGACCGGCGACGTCGGCACCATCTCCCCCGACGGCTTCCTCACCCTCACCGACCGCGCCAAGGACGTCATCAAGTCCGGCGGCGAGTGGATCTCCTCGGTCGACCTGGAGAACGCGCTGATGTCCCACCCGGACGTCGCCGAGGCCGCCGTGGTCGCCGTCCCCGACGAGAAGTGGGGCGAGCGCCCGCTCGCGACCGTCGTCCTCAAGGAGGGCGCCAACGCCGACTTCGAGACCCTGCGAGCCTTCCTCGCCGACGAGGGCAAGATCGCCAAGTGGCAGCTGCCGGAGCGGTGGACGGTCATCGCGGCGGTGCCGAAGACGAGCGTCGGCAAGTTCGACAAGAAGGTGCTGCGCAGGCAGTACGCCGAGGGCGGCCTGGACGTCACCCAGCTCTGA
- a CDS encoding hybrid sensor histidine kinase/response regulator gives MSSRPSRGAARLAAILDALPDALVLVNANGTVVNANTIALEAFEAPGTALVGRGLLDLLPQFDSKLIPGSMRRPDHMDPQGRTKPTRMMARRTDGSEFPVEVTSANLENGQQAYDGYGYGGDELLMLVVRDLTGTVDTEAELARSQRQTEMILRAASEGVVGTDTDGRIVLVNPAAAQILGYRASDLGGRELHTLVLHSRVDGSPFPYEESALADTLRSGRKHRVRGQVLWSKGGDEVSVDLTTAPVRDGDQLVGAVMTFTDRRPYDALAEEKTTAEERHAEELERLAEEHASELTALRQKHVSEVEELQELHAEELAAGEERYAALGEREKDRYEALAARHEQLLTLLAGSLRGPLDELRRELAALAADDAGQLWPEANQVLHHLSAGYSRITTLIDNVLGYQQLDSGTGQVSRTKVMLDAVVAAGVDGAVELIGPGRVQFAVHAPPIEAEVDPQRLATALAHLVADVAGVDATGNSPVSAGGYMDNTVVVAAAQRGEVVRIEVRGPYAGGDPVHEPIVRGIVRAHGGVLQTHDVPGMSGSAYVLEVPIGGGAGAVPAAPVDGVAPEAGDGTEGVAAATGAEQSAGGGRRRARRSSVDAFLESDTPGADADSGDAEGSAPTGRRRRRAAAATPELPQGAADAGGEASGGTGRRRGRPAEDGGDGGDGVSEGAVVTAAEHAAGAAATGNGLGGTVPPQGVPAPGGRRARRDGGEQHALPPALPAAGASASASGAGTAGPGDAPQPSGRRRRALATAAERGAAQAQEAGPRPVFALPPAAADRTAASRGEGQGGGEPAAAPSTAPAAAAAVTPGVAGAPGAPVAAPGAVPAPVQAQAQVPGQVPAPGQVQVPGQVQVPGQIQVSGQGAPGDVLVDEGRHDAVPHDQAADHTPPQPHPTSAPTGRRRRAVGQPGAEHPAQPVTDQPARATAPNPAAPSGPLPAEAAPEQGTPAQGTPAPQPWPAADDTPDAGTAVPANVAAGTPVPPQAAPGAPVPPKPDGTQPAQPQPASGTPAPGTPLPPEAAAAAGPSERAAQPLPAEAAAPGAPAAPVDPNSTQGRAISVRTLGQGVPFTRQAAQVQQPAPPSATPPPHQTSGGRRRKLGTPPDPAARPGASPEQAARPHPPTEQPVPAQPQQSLGGQPQSQPQSQPSLAGQSRLAPTAEAAGRSYAIGAPDENAAEGPEPLDGPGGAIEVADTPRPQPMDDELPPEPLDNPRRLLVWPAPDVTTQQALSDRGYRPVIVHSREEVDAQIAAFPAALFVDPLTGPITRTALQSLRQAAVAAEVPVMVTAGLGQASREAAYGADPAVLLKALAPRDSEQHPPRVLLIEEHAEIALALTATLERRGMQVARAASDADAVALAGDFRPNLVVMDLLQVHRRRAGIVDWLRANGQLNRTPLVVYTAAVDQADLPRLASGETVLFLAERSTSGDVQSRIVDLLSRIGTN, from the coding sequence GTGAGCAGCAGGCCATCCCGAGGCGCTGCTCGCCTCGCAGCCATACTCGACGCGCTTCCCGATGCGTTGGTGCTGGTCAACGCCAATGGGACCGTCGTCAACGCCAACACCATCGCCCTGGAGGCCTTCGAGGCGCCGGGGACGGCTCTGGTGGGGCGGGGGCTGCTCGATCTGCTGCCGCAGTTCGACTCCAAGCTGATCCCGGGGTCCATGCGGCGGCCCGACCACATGGACCCGCAGGGCCGGACCAAGCCGACCCGGATGATGGCCCGCCGGACCGACGGCAGCGAGTTCCCCGTCGAGGTCACGTCCGCGAACCTCGAAAACGGGCAACAGGCCTACGACGGATACGGCTACGGCGGTGACGAGCTGCTGATGCTCGTCGTACGTGATCTGACCGGCACCGTCGACACCGAGGCCGAGCTGGCGCGTTCGCAGCGGCAGACCGAGATGATTCTGCGGGCCGCTTCGGAGGGTGTCGTCGGCACCGACACCGACGGGCGGATCGTCCTCGTCAACCCGGCCGCCGCTCAGATACTGGGTTACCGGGCCAGCGACCTCGGCGGACGCGAGCTGCACACGCTCGTCCTGCACTCCCGTGTCGACGGGTCGCCCTTCCCGTACGAGGAGTCCGCGCTCGCCGACACCCTGCGCTCGGGGCGCAAGCACCGGGTGCGTGGGCAGGTGCTGTGGTCCAAGGGCGGGGACGAGGTGTCCGTCGACCTGACGACCGCGCCCGTGCGCGACGGCGATCAGCTCGTCGGCGCCGTGATGACCTTCACCGACCGTCGGCCCTACGACGCCCTCGCCGAGGAGAAGACCACCGCCGAGGAGCGGCACGCCGAGGAGCTGGAGCGGCTCGCCGAGGAGCACGCCTCCGAGCTGACCGCCCTGCGGCAGAAGCACGTGAGCGAGGTCGAGGAGCTCCAGGAGCTGCACGCCGAGGAGCTCGCCGCCGGCGAGGAGCGGTACGCCGCGCTCGGGGAACGGGAGAAGGACCGGTACGAGGCGCTGGCGGCTCGGCACGAGCAGTTGCTGACGCTGCTCGCCGGCTCGCTCCGGGGCCCCCTCGACGAACTCCGCCGCGAACTGGCCGCGCTCGCCGCCGACGACGCCGGGCAGCTGTGGCCCGAGGCCAACCAGGTGCTCCATCACCTGTCGGCCGGCTACTCCCGGATCACGACGCTCATCGACAACGTCCTCGGGTACCAGCAGCTCGACTCGGGGACCGGCCAGGTCTCCCGTACGAAGGTGATGCTCGACGCCGTCGTCGCCGCGGGTGTCGACGGGGCCGTCGAGCTCATCGGGCCGGGGCGGGTGCAGTTCGCCGTGCACGCGCCGCCCATCGAGGCCGAGGTCGACCCGCAGCGCCTCGCCACCGCGCTCGCGCATCTCGTCGCGGATGTCGCGGGGGTCGACGCGACCGGGAACTCGCCCGTGTCGGCGGGCGGTTACATGGACAACACCGTCGTCGTCGCCGCGGCACAGCGCGGGGAGGTCGTACGGATCGAGGTGCGCGGGCCGTATGCCGGGGGAGACCCGGTGCACGAGCCGATCGTGCGCGGGATCGTGCGGGCGCACGGCGGCGTGCTGCAGACGCACGACGTGCCGGGGATGAGCGGCAGTGCGTACGTCCTCGAAGTGCCCATCGGGGGTGGGGCGGGAGCCGTTCCGGCCGCCCCCGTGGACGGCGTCGCGCCTGAGGCCGGTGACGGGACCGAGGGTGTCGCTGCGGCCACCGGTGCCGAGCAGAGTGCCGGCGGCGGGCGGCGGCGGGCCCGGCGCTCCTCCGTGGACGCCTTCCTGGAGAGCGACACGCCCGGTGCCGACGCCGATTCCGGTGACGCGGAGGGCTCTGCGCCCACCGGGCGGCGGCGCAGGCGTGCGGCAGCCGCCACTCCGGAACTGCCCCAGGGCGCGGCGGACGCCGGCGGCGAGGCCTCCGGCGGTACCGGACGGCGGCGCGGACGACCTGCCGAGGACGGCGGGGACGGCGGCGACGGCGTCTCCGAGGGGGCCGTCGTCACGGCCGCCGAACATGCGGCGGGGGCCGCGGCCACCGGGAACGGCCTCGGCGGGACCGTACCTCCGCAAGGAGTGCCCGCACCCGGCGGACGGCGCGCCCGGCGGGACGGCGGCGAGCAGCACGCCTTGCCGCCCGCCCTGCCCGCGGCCGGCGCCTCCGCTTCGGCTTCCGGGGCCGGTACGGCCGGCCCGGGCGACGCTCCTCAGCCGTCCGGACGGCGTCGACGTGCCCTCGCCACGGCCGCCGAGCGGGGTGCCGCGCAGGCGCAGGAGGCGGGGCCCCGTCCGGTGTTCGCGCTGCCGCCCGCCGCGGCGGACCGGACTGCTGCCAGTAGGGGGGAGGGGCAGGGCGGTGGTGAGCCGGCTGCGGCTCCCTCTACGGCGCCGGCTGCGGCTGCGGCCGTGACGCCGGGTGTTGCTGGGGCGCCGGGTGCGCCTGTGGCTGCTCCGGGTGCGGTCCCGGCTCCCGTGCAGGCGCAGGCCCAGGTTCCCGGGCAGGTCCCGGCTCCCGGGCAGGTTCAGGTACCCGGGCAGGTTCAGGTACCCGGGCAGATCCAGGTGTCTGGGCAGGGCGCTCCTGGGGACGTTCTTGTCGACGAGGGCCGGCACGATGCCGTGCCGCACGATCAGGCCGCGGACCACACCCCGCCGCAGCCGCATCCGACCAGCGCGCCGACCGGACGTCGCCGACGGGCCGTGGGCCAACCGGGTGCGGAGCACCCCGCGCAGCCGGTTACGGACCAGCCCGCCCGGGCCACCGCGCCGAATCCCGCCGCGCCGAGCGGGCCCCTCCCCGCCGAGGCGGCCCCCGAGCAGGGCACCCCGGCTCAAGGCACCCCGGCCCCGCAGCCGTGGCCCGCCGCCGATGACACCCCGGACGCCGGGACTGCCGTACCGGCGAACGTCGCTGCCGGCACGCCCGTACCCCCGCAGGCCGCCCCGGGCGCACCCGTACCGCCGAAGCCGGACGGCACCCAGCCCGCGCAGCCCCAGCCCGCCTCGGGCACGCCGGCTCCGGGCACCCCGTTGCCTCCGGAAGCGGCAGCTGCGGCCGGTCCGTCCGAGCGGGCGGCCCAGCCGCTGCCCGCCGAAGCCGCGGCTCCCGGTGCCCCGGCCGCCCCCGTCGACCCGAACTCGACGCAGGGCCGGGCGATCAGTGTGCGGACGTTGGGGCAGGGGGTGCCGTTCACGCGGCAGGCTGCTCAGGTGCAGCAGCCGGCGCCGCCGTCGGCCACGCCTCCCCCGCATCAGACCAGCGGCGGGCGGCGCCGCAAGCTGGGTACGCCGCCCGACCCCGCCGCGCGGCCCGGCGCTTCGCCGGAGCAGGCGGCGCGGCCGCATCCGCCGACCGAGCAGCCGGTCCCCGCGCAGCCGCAGCAGTCGCTCGGCGGGCAACCGCAGTCCCAGCCGCAGTCCCAGCCGTCGCTGGCCGGGCAGTCGCGGCTGGCGCCGACGGCCGAGGCGGCCGGACGGTCGTACGCCATAGGCGCGCCGGACGAGAACGCCGCCGAGGGGCCCGAGCCGCTGGACGGGCCGGGCGGGGCCATCGAGGTCGCCGACACTCCACGCCCGCAGCCGATGGACGACGAGCTTCCGCCGGAGCCGCTCGACAACCCGCGGCGGCTGCTGGTGTGGCCCGCACCGGATGTGACGACCCAGCAGGCGCTGAGCGACCGCGGCTACCGGCCGGTCATCGTGCACTCGCGCGAGGAGGTCGACGCGCAGATCGCGGCGTTCCCCGCCGCGCTGTTCGTCGACCCGCTGACCGGGCCGATCACGCGGACCGCGCTGCAGTCGCTGCGGCAGGCCGCCGTGGCGGCCGAGGTGCCGGTGATGGTGACCGCGGGCCTCGGACAGGCCTCGCGGGAGGCGGCGTACGGCGCCGATCCCGCCGTACTGCTCAAGGCGCTGGCGCCGCGGGACAGTGAGCAGCACCCGCCGCGCGTGCTGCTGATCGAGGAGCACGCGGAGATCGCGCTGGCGCTGACCGCGACGTTGGAGCGGCGCGGGATGCAGGTGGCGCGGGCCGCGAGTGATGCCGACGCGGTCGCGCTGGCAGGTGACTTCCGGCCGAACCTGGTCGTGATGGACCTGCTCCAGGTGCATCGGCGCCGGGCCGGGATCGTGGACTGGCTGCGCGCGAACGGGCAGCTCAACCGCACCCCGCTCGTCGTCTACACCGCCGCCGTCGACCAAGCCGACCTGCCCCGCCTGGCCTCGGGCGAGACGGTGCTGTTCCTGGCCGAACGGTCCACGAGCGGTGACGTGCAGTCTCGGATCGTGGACCTGCTGTCGCGGATCGGGACCAACTAA
- a CDS encoding SSI family serine proteinase inhibitor, whose protein sequence is MLQVNRSAPARRLRRLLFVAAGSLVAVGSTSVVPAAAHAQAAPVPLASPFLKEPGRSGDRLTVTVRNAGGGADGTHELSCHPAGGDHPDADGACAALDRGSRWGKDTFAPAARDGFCTMQYGGPATAHVTGTWAGRPVDTRYDRSNGCEIDRWDRLVPLLPDLRQQGRP, encoded by the coding sequence ATGTTGCAGGTCAACCGTTCCGCCCCGGCCCGGCGCCTTCGCCGGCTGCTCTTCGTCGCCGCCGGCTCTCTCGTCGCCGTCGGCTCCACATCCGTCGTGCCCGCCGCCGCGCACGCTCAGGCCGCGCCGGTCCCCCTCGCGTCCCCGTTCCTGAAGGAGCCCGGCCGCTCCGGCGACCGCCTCACCGTCACCGTCCGCAACGCCGGCGGCGGCGCCGACGGGACCCATGAGCTCTCCTGCCACCCGGCCGGCGGCGACCACCCCGACGCCGACGGCGCCTGCGCGGCGCTCGATCGCGGCAGCAGGTGGGGCAAGGACACCTTCGCCCCGGCGGCGCGGGACGGCTTCTGCACCATGCAGTACGGCGGGCCGGCCACCGCGCATGTCACGGGGACCTGGGCCGGGCGACCCGTCGACACGCGGTACGACCGCAGCAACGGGTGCGAGATCGACCGCTGGGACCGGCTCGTGCCGCTCCTTCCCGACCTGCGGCAGCAGGGACGGCCGTAG
- a CDS encoding signal protein translates to MKSKAGRAAVIGVVFVGLVGCGAGSVGSQGTEQKEGAASSAAGSAPAQERLSSEYLQSRWWTWAASEPEGTNPVADQDGRSCGRNQARDVWFLAGSFGGQVKRSCKVPSGVPLAFPLVNLVGEPSDCEAFMDRAKGTAVLDGKEFDPEEHRGAAISVRAAVDNPVTQSAGTFTTTGCGLWVQMEPLEPGQHTLKIRGESAGFSVGVDYSVSVEDGSK, encoded by the coding sequence ATGAAGAGCAAGGCTGGACGAGCAGCGGTCATCGGGGTTGTGTTCGTGGGGCTCGTGGGGTGCGGTGCCGGGAGTGTGGGCTCGCAGGGGACGGAGCAGAAAGAGGGCGCTGCTTCTTCGGCGGCGGGATCGGCACCGGCGCAGGAGCGGCTCTCCTCCGAGTATCTGCAGAGCCGGTGGTGGACCTGGGCCGCCTCGGAGCCGGAGGGGACGAATCCCGTTGCCGATCAGGACGGCAGGTCGTGCGGGCGCAACCAGGCACGAGACGTCTGGTTCTTGGCGGGCTCCTTCGGCGGGCAGGTGAAGCGGTCGTGCAAGGTCCCCTCAGGAGTGCCCCTGGCGTTCCCGTTGGTGAACCTCGTGGGGGAGCCCTCCGACTGCGAGGCCTTCATGGATCGGGCCAAGGGGACCGCAGTGCTGGACGGCAAGGAGTTCGACCCGGAGGAACACCGGGGAGCGGCGATCTCGGTGCGGGCCGCCGTGGACAACCCTGTCACTCAGTCCGCGGGGACGTTCACGACCACCGGCTGCGGGTTGTGGGTCCAGATGGAGCCGTTGGAGCCCGGGCAGCACACCCTGAAGATCCGTGGTGAGTCCGCCGGCTTCTCTGTGGGGGTGGACTACTCCGTGAGCGTTGAGGACGGGTCGAAGTAG